The segment TGGCCTAGATCTGTGAGTGATTGACCAAGAAAATAACCAAATTTCCCTAGACCAATAATACCTATTTCATATTTGGGCACTCTCTCCTCCTTAGGAAATCTCAAATTTCAAATTTGAACAAACTTATTCAAATAAAATTTCAGATCTCAACTCAACTTTCTGACACGATTAACATCCTCAAATTACTACACAATTGAAGAGTGCATTTTCTGAAATGCATTACAAACGGGTTGGGTAACACATCTTGGCGAAGATTGCGGATGTGCTGTGCATAGGGAGGTTATTCCATCGAACTTTCGAAACCCATCATAACAACAGAAAAGGCATTAAATAATATTCTATTGACTAACCCCATTATGCACAGCCCGCAAGCAAGCCTTAGATGTGTCCAAGTCTTTGTTAGCATTGAAGAAAATGCGCTCGCAAACTAACTCAGAAAGTTGAGTCTCAAACTTGAGGTTATCCGATAAGCAATGAACTCTCCGGCCAGGAAAAGCGTTCTTTGGTCTGCCAGCTCTGGAGCAGAGTCAAAAAAACTATTGGGCCAAGACGACCTACGAACATAAGAAAAATTATGATACACTTGCCCCAAAAAGTTAATTTTGGAGTAAGACCGGTAGACAACCCTACTGTCCCAAAAGCTGAGACAACCTCAAAAAGAATTTCCAAAAATTGTCCCTTTGCCTCCGGATGAGGCAAATCTCCCCCTTCACTGATTAAAAGGAGTAAGGTGGAGGTAAAAATCAAGACTATAGCAAAAATTACCAACGTTATAACTTTATTCAAGCTTTTTTCATCCAGAGCGAATTTGCCGATCACACACTGTTTGCGACCCAAAATGTTGGACACAGCCAGGGACAAAAGCCCACGAAAGGTTGTCGTCTTTATTCCGCCGGCACATGATCCCGGCGAACCGCCAACAAACATTAGTAAAATCATGATTAGCATGGAAACATGGGTCATGTGCCCGATATCCAGCGTGTTAAATCCGGCAGTACGGCAGGTTACAGATTGAAAAAGAGAACTCAAAATATATTCGGAAAGACTTAAGTTGTGTTGCTGTCCAAAAAATTCTGCCCAAAAAATTGCGATCCAGCCAAATAGAATTAAAAAAGCTGTAGTGCTTAAAACTACGTGGCTCTGCCAACTTATTTTATACCTTGGCTTTCTAGAGTTATAAAAAGTAAAAGAAAACGCTTGCTTCAATTCCACTAGCACAGCAAATCCAAGTCCGCCCAGGATAATTAAAATGATAAACACCAAATTCACTGTCCAGGAAGAGCGCCAAGGCATAAGGCTTTGGCTAAACAGGGAAAATCCAGCATTACAAAAGGCAGAAACAGAATGGAAAACTGCTGAAAACGGTGAAAAAAAACGCGGATCGAGAAAATATAAAACTATTGCTCCCAAAAGTTCAATAACTAAAACAGCGATTATTAGTTGTTGCAAAAATTTTCCCAGGTGAAAACTGGGATCATGAAGAAGGGATTGACCTACGGCAATTCGGTCAGTGATGGTAATTTTCTTGCGCCACAGATAAAAGACCAAACTCGTATAAGTCATTATTCCCAGCCCGCCTAATTGGATCAGAACTAGAATAACGCTCTGTCCGAAAGGAGAAAAAAAAGAACCCGTATCCACAACAATAAGACCTGTGACGCAGGTAGCTGAAGTGGCTGTAAAGAGCGCGTCTATCCAGCTTATTGGTCCTTTTGCCAGACTAATCGGATGATGTAAGAGTACTGTACCTGCCATAATTGTTAAAGAAAAAAAGTAGACCGGCAGGGAAAACGGTGTGAATAAACTTTTTTTACGCATAAAATTCATAGCCATAGTTTAGAGAGCCCTGCACCTAATCTAGAAAAGATGAGTGCAGGATTTGAGTTACCAGTTCTCTTAAAAAATTTGTCAAAGTTAATGGCTAAAAAACAAATAATCTTTGAGGGTTACGATTTCGCAGTCGAAATTATTTTTTAACTATATATTTTAAAATTTCCAACTCTGAATTTTAGTATACAAATACCCTATAGGTAAAGTTGCAAGTTGCAAATTGCGAAATAATAATCCCGACCCAAAAAGTCAAAAAATCATTTGACTCAAAAAAAAAAGACCCGCCCAAAGGCGGGTCTACGAAAAAATTCAATATTAACTTTTCCTTTATCCGATACTATTAACCAGCTTGGTCAATCGCGAAATTTTTCTGGCCGCTGTGCGCCAATGAATAACTTTTTTCTGGGCTGCTCGATCCAGTACGGAAGTAGCTGTGCGCAAAGCTTCTGCGGCCTTTTGGGCATCCTTTTGTTCAGCTGCCAGACGAACGGACTTGATTACGTTTTTAACCCTCGTCTTTACAGACCTGTTACGCGCACGACGTTTCAAACTTTGCCGATGCCTCTTAAGAGCTGACTTATGATTGGCCAAAATCTAACCCTCCTAAAAAATTAACTTATTATAGTTGGTTATATAAATTTTACAATTCCTTCCCGTTTCCAAAATTTGAGTAATTATCCAATGCTGATAGATTTTGTCAAGATTTATTTTAATAAAATATACTGGTGAACGCCCAGATAAATGAAATAACTAACCCAATCGTCTTAAAAAAATAACGTCAATCTCCGGTAACTGATAAAAAATAGCCGAACTTTAATTACTTAAGAGTCTGTGGTCAAACCCCATTTTAACTACCAGATTAGAAATAGTGGTTTCTGAAATGCCTTACAAACGGCTTGGGTAACCCAATCTTAGTGATGCTTGCTAAAAAGACAGAGCATCGGGGTGAATAGGCTAAATATTTTGCGATATTGACCATAACTATCTATAGTTTAAATTGAGCAATTTTTTGCAGTTCAAACTTTGAGATTGCTTCGCTACACTTTGTTCCACTCGCAATGACAGGAGCGAGATCGTCATTGCGAGGGCAGCGAAGCTGTCCGTGGCAATCTCATCCATTGAGTGAAAAACGCTCAACTTAGTATAATTAAAAGACTATTCGTTTACTCAAAATACCCTATTATGCTCTGTACGCAAGCGAGCCTTAGATGTGTCCAAGTCTTTGTTAGCATTGAAGAAAGTGTGCTCGTAAACTTACTCCGAAAGTTGAGGTTAGAAATTAAGTTGATAAAAAGGTTTGGTCACAGACTCTTAATTGCAAAAAGAGGCCCGGAAGAGATAACGATCAAATGTTTTTTCCGGTATTCTTCGAAGTAGTTTCCCTAGCAGAAAAACAACCAGGAGCGAGAAAAAAAGTCGCCCCCACAAAATACCGGACAAGTCCCCTCCAAGAACCATCATGACTAAAGTATCTTCTATCAAACTATGAGATAGGCTCATCAGTGCAAGAGAAGAAACTATATCATACTTTAAGGAATTTCCTGACTGTACTTCCCGAATGATGAGTCCCCCGCCATAGCTAAGTCCAAGAGTCAATCCGATAATTGTAATGGGTGCGGCTGCTTTGCTCATGCCCAGGGCTGTAAGGACAGGTTCTAATAATTTTGTAAGCAGCATTGTCACCCCGAGTTTTTTTAACAACTTCATAATAAACAACAAGGTAAGTATTATCAGAAAGATCGAAAAGAGATTTTTTACCTCTCCCTGGGCCCATGCCAGCCACGAAGGATCCTGGGGAGGCGGATTCCAGAGTAGCCTGTTGGGTGTTTGAAGATATCCTTTGAGAGTGTAAACATGATGCAGTAACCACCCTAATGTCAGTGCTCCAGCTATACGCAAAAAAGCAATGAAACGGAAACGCACTCCTGCCTTCTGCACAATACTGAGTTCAACTGGAAGAGCATGTGCCACCAACATCATAGTGGTCAGGACGGTGACCTGTGCAACTGTTAGATGAGCTTGCGGAGCAAGAGAGGCAAAAACGACCATGCCCCCATAGAGGTTGGTCAACATAGAGGTAGCCCAAACCAGTCCCATGCTGCCAGGAAGACCAACTAATTCCATCACCGGACTAAGAGCAAAACCCAGGTAATCAGTGATACCGGCATCAGTAAGGAGTTTTGTCAGGATGCTAATCGGCACTATGATCTTAAAGAGATCATAGCTGGTCTTTACTGCATCGCTTAACAGTTCCTTAATACTTTTTGCTAATTGATGTATGAAAATTTCCTGCACCTTCACTTTTTATAACTTTAAAACAGCTTTTCGGAACGCAAGTCCTGGTCCATCACTTTTATGCTTCCTGGAGTTGCTCCAGGGCTCGATCGTGGACACCGGAAAGCGTCAACAACGCTACGATGGCACCCAGGAGAGCAAGGAACATATCCCATTGCGTATCCCAAACGTCACCTTGCGTCGCCAGGAATGTGTCCGCTGCCTGGCCACCTATTATTGCGGCCCACCATTCAATAAGCTCATAAAACGAACTAAAGGCCAGGCAAACACAAACTACTAAAAAGAATAACCACTTGCCAGGGACCAATGGAGAGCGGCGAAGGAGGATCTCCCGTGCAAGGATCGCCGGGATAAAGCCTTGAGCAATATGGCCGACTCTATCATAGTGGTTTCGACTCAAATCCAGAAGGTCTTGGAACCAAAAGCCAAGCGGAACTCGTGCATAAGTATAGTGCGCTCCAAGTATTAAGATTAATGCGTGGATAAGAATAAGTCGATACAGAAGAGGAGTGAGCCTGAAGTCGCGATACGTTACAATAAGAATTGGTCCTCCGACTAGAACAGGAAAGACCTCAAGAAACCAAACTATCCAATTGTAAGGGTGAATAGCAGATATGATCAAAGCAACGGTAGCAATCGCTAGCAGAAGCAAGGGTTCTAAGTTCGAACGCTTGCGTAATATCAATTTACTACCGTTGCTCATTCAGTTGTTACAGTGAAGCCTAAGCTAAATCATACCTGCAGGGCAGAAAAATCGGCTAACCTGCTCAACCTGGAGGTTAAAGCAAAGAGAAGGTTTAACCTGTTTAATCGCAATTTTTTATCTTCGCACATGACCATGACGTGATCAAAAAACTCATCCACCACGGGGCGAAGTTCTAGCAACAACTCAAACAGGCCGGTAAAATCTTCGTCCGCCCATAACTTTTCCCAGACAGGTACAAGTTCATTGATTTTTTCGGCCAGATTCTTTTCGGCCGGCTCTTCCAGAAGCGAAAGATCAAAATCGCCAGTTAGCTCTTCTCCTAGTTTTTCCCCCTGTTTACGGATAATATTGTCGGCACGCTTAAAGGTGAGCACAGCCTGCTCAAAATAATCTTGCTGTGCGAACTTGACCAAGGCTTTCAAGCGGGCAAAAGCGGTCCAGATATGGTCGAAACCTGCCCCTAAAACAGCATCGACCACTTTGGTGGGATAGTCCTGACCTGTCCAGTATGCTTTCAATCTTTGACCAAAAAAGTTTAAAAGCTCCTGTTTTAAGTCTTCAAAGGATAACTTCCATTCAACGTTGTCATAACCTGCAAAAGTATAATCAATCAGTTCACTTAAGCTCAAGGACAAGTTATGCCCCAAGATAATTCGAATAACACCCAGTGCCTGTCTCCGTAGAGCATAGGGATCAGCAGCACCCGTGGGAATCATTTTCAGACCAAAGCAGCCGATCAGAGTGTCCATTTTATCGGCCATGGCTAGGAGTGCCCCTTCCCTGGTCCGGGGAATAGGACTATTGTGACCCGTGGGCAGATATTGTTCGGCAACGGCCCTGGAAACAACTTCAGATTCTCCTTTCAGACGGGCATAAATCCCCCCCATTATTCCCTGCAGGTCAGGAAATTCCCCAACCATTTCAGAGACCAGATCTGCCTTGGCCAGTCTTCCTGCCCTGGCCAGATCTTTTTCCAAGTCCGGAAAGGTAAGTTCTGCCAAATGAGCAGCCAGTCTTTGCAAACGACGAGATTTATCGCCCATGGAGCCCAACGGGGCCAGGAAAATGACCTTTTCCAACTCATCCAGCCATACATTGAGAGGGGTTTTGCAATCTGCTTCCCAGAAAAACCTGGCGTCTTCCAGCCTGGCCTTGAGTACCCGTTCCCAGCCCTTGCGGACGAGGTCCAAGTCCTCTGGCTCAATGTTTATGGTCGTTAGAAAATAAGGCAGCAGTTGACCCTGTTCATCTCTTAAACCAAAACTTTTCTGATGAGTTTCCATGCTGGTCAAAAGAACTTCCTGAGGTAGTTCCAGATATTTTGAGTCAAAACGACCTAGTACTGGCTCCGGATACTCCACCAAGTTTGCCACCTGGTTAAGCAGGTCCTCTTTCCAGGCGATATGGCCATTTACTTCACTGGCCAGTTCATCACCTTTCTGGCGGATAATTTCTTTACGTTTTTCAAAATCTAAAACTACCCTGCCCTGGTTTTCTATCAATTGAAAATAATCTCCGGCACTGCCTACTGTAAAAGGACCAGGCCCTAAGACTCTATGGCCATAAGTAAGCTGATTTGACTCTACATCGGCAATCTTAAACTTAACAATTTTATCATCCATTAGGGCCAAAATCCAACGAATCGGACGGCCAAATGTAAAGTCCCCTGCCCAGCGCATTTTTTTGGGAAAAGTCAAAGCGGAGATTACCTGCACACAGATTTCAGGCAATATATCGTAAGTATCAGCCCCACCTACCTTTTTACGCACTGCCAGATACTTGCCTTTATCTGTCTCCAGGACAAATGTATCCTGGATATCTACACCCTGAGAACGGGCAAAACCCAAACCCGCTTTGGTTGGTTTATCATTTTCGTCCAGGGCAATCTTTACTGGCGGACCAGTTATGACCTGCTCTTCCTCATCCTGACAAGGAGCCAGGTCGCTTATATACACCACCAGGCGTCTGGGAGTAACATAGGAGTCCAAACCGTCGAATTTAATTTTTTCTGCATTTAATCTTTGACTAAAAAGATCTTTAATCTCCTGAGCTAGACCTAACAAAAACCTGGCGGGCATTTCTTCAGTACCAATTTCCAGAACAAATTGGGCCATAATCTTACTCCGTTTTACAGCAAAATTTTTTGTATTTTTTTCTATCTCGTTTTAGAGCCTCTGGGACTTTAACCGCTGATTGAAAGTCTCTGTACCAGCATGAAAGATACCAAAACTGGAATAAAAAGTTTCGGCCACGGGCTCTTTAATCGTTAGGCTTTGCCATCAATGGATATCCCATTTCTTCCCGTTGTTTGGCATAAAGTTTAGCCACTCTGGAAGCCAGATTACGCACACGGGCAATATACCCGGTTCTCTCGGTAATTGATATAGCTCCCCTTGCTTCCAGTAGATTGAATAAATGTGAACACTTCAAACAGTAATCATATGCGGGCCAGGGCAGTTCCTTCGCACACAACTCTAAACACTCCTGTTCACAGGCATTAAAAAAATTCAGAAGCATCTCGGCATTGCTGAAATCAAAGTTGTACTTGGAATGCTCTACTTCTCCCTGGTGGTGGACTTGACCATATGTTAATTCATCATTCCACTTTAGATCAAAAACAGATTCCTTCTCTTGCAGATACATGCTTATCCTTTCCAGACCATAGGTAATCTCAACACTAATGGGATCGAGGTCTATTCCGCCTACCTGCTGAAAGTAGGTAAACTGGGTAACTTCCATGCCATTTAACCACACTTCCCAGCCTAACCCCCAAGCTCCCAGGGTAGGAGATTCCCAGTCATCTTCGACAAAACGTATGTCATGCTTTTTGGCGTCGATACCCAACCCCTTGAGACTGTTTAAATAAATGGTTTGTACATCTTTTGGGGCAGGCTTTAATATAACCTGAAACTGATAGTAGTGTTGCAAACGGTTAGGATTCTCCCCGTATCGACCGTCTGTGGGTCTGCGAGAAGGTTCAACATAAGCTACTTTCCACGGTTCCGGCCCAATTACGCGTAAAAAGGTGGCCGGATTAAAAGTTCCAGCACCCACTTCAATATCATATGGTTGCTGAATGACACAGCCATACTCAGACCAGAAGTTTTGCAAGTTTAAAATCACATCCTGAAAGTTCATCAATATCTCCTTTTCATAAGGTAAAAAGAGAAATCAGTTTATTAATCTCTTAACATTCTATTAGAGTCGCCTCTTAACTTTTTAACTTCTTTATCTTTAATTTCTTTAAGAGTCTGTGGCCAAACCATTTTGACTACCAGATTAGAAGTCCTGGTTTCTTGAAGGCATTTGCACCAGCATGAAAGAAAACAGGTATTGAAAAATTTATGACAAATTGTTCTCTTAAGTAAGGTTTGCCCACAGACTTTTAAGACAACCCCAGATGATATTGACCAAAGGCATCCACAAGCTTGGCACAATTTTGCCGGACCTGAGGTGGAGGATTCCACACAACCCACTCCTTCGGGCCGGCTTGCTGTAGTTTGTTTAAAAAACTTATGGCCTCAAAGTTTGTTTCTATAGCTTGAGTTGCCAATTTTAAACAGCCCGGACAATAAATTTTCCCTTCAGTAAAGGCAAAATAAGGCCTATTAATAGCCATCAAATCCTTTTTACATGAGGCACAGTAATCTAAGTAAGGTTTATAACCCTGGGCAAAAATCAACCTTGCCTTAAATAGTAAAGGAAAAAAAGAAGAAACTTCTTCTCCGTTTTCCAAAATATGCAAAGAATCCAGCAGAAGAGAATAAATGGCTGATGATTCTTCCGGATAGATATGTATATGTTGCAAAAACCTAAGGCAGTTTACAGCCATACCTAGTCTGGAATATCTATTTTTAAGTCGGATAAAAGCATTGATAAGCGTCCCTTCTTCCAGACTATAATATTTTTTTCTCGGATGTTGCCGGATTCGAAACAATACCTGGTTCAGAGTATCCAAACACCCACAGAACCTGCGCCTGCTTTTACACCCCCCAAAGGCAAATGCGGTTATAATTCCTTTTGAGGGAGATAAAAGCCTGACCCATAAGTCACTTTCCCTGAATTTACCTGTACGCAAAATAAGTACTTTCTCTGTAAATTCCATTGTTAATCTGAAGAGGCAAATTCCAGGGTCTTCACCTGTCCTGACTGGGCCTGAAGAGGATAGTCTTCATCATTATAAAATAATTTTACTCCCCCGGCATTGCCCAATCTTAACCGTAAACTTTTTGTAAACTTGAGATCAATTTTTTCACCGGCACGAAGATAAAATTCTTTTTGCTCTTCATCAATTTCAGCCTGTACCCAACAGGGTTCAAAGGCGTCGATGGTCACCTTTTCCTGTTTATCTGTCTCTTCCAGATCATTTTTAGTGGGCAGCTTCTCCTGTTTGGCGATATTGTTTTC is part of the Desulfovulcanus ferrireducens genome and harbors:
- a CDS encoding TrkH family potassium uptake protein, translating into MAMNFMRKKSLFTPFSLPVYFFSLTIMAGTVLLHHPISLAKGPISWIDALFTATSATCVTGLIVVDTGSFFSPFGQSVILVLIQLGGLGIMTYTSLVFYLWRKKITITDRIAVGQSLLHDPSFHLGKFLQQLIIAVLVIELLGAIVLYFLDPRFFSPFSAVFHSVSAFCNAGFSLFSQSLMPWRSSWTVNLVFIILIILGGLGFAVLVELKQAFSFTFYNSRKPRYKISWQSHVVLSTTAFLILFGWIAIFWAEFFGQQHNLSLSEYILSSLFQSVTCRTAGFNTLDIGHMTHVSMLIMILLMFVGGSPGSCAGGIKTTTFRGLLSLAVSNILGRKQCVIGKFALDEKSLNKVITLVIFAIVLIFTSTLLLLISEGGDLPHPEAKGQFLEILFEVVSAFGTVGLSTGLTPKLTFWGKCIIIFLMFVGRLGPIVFLTLLQSWQTKERFSWPESSLLIG
- the rpsT gene encoding 30S ribosomal protein S20; translated protein: MANHKSALKRHRQSLKRRARNRSVKTRVKNVIKSVRLAAEQKDAQKAAEALRTATSVLDRAAQKKVIHWRTAARKISRLTKLVNSIG
- a CDS encoding nucleoside recognition domain-containing protein → MQEIFIHQLAKSIKELLSDAVKTSYDLFKIIVPISILTKLLTDAGITDYLGFALSPVMELVGLPGSMGLVWATSMLTNLYGGMVVFASLAPQAHLTVAQVTVLTTMMLVAHALPVELSIVQKAGVRFRFIAFLRIAGALTLGWLLHHVYTLKGYLQTPNRLLWNPPPQDPSWLAWAQGEVKNLFSIFLIILTLLFIMKLLKKLGVTMLLTKLLEPVLTALGMSKAAAPITIIGLTLGLSYGGGLIIREVQSGNSLKYDIVSSLALMSLSHSLIEDTLVMMVLGGDLSGILWGRLFFSLLVVFLLGKLLRRIPEKTFDRYLFRASFCN
- a CDS encoding DUF2238 domain-containing protein, whose product is MSNGSKLILRKRSNLEPLLLLAIATVALIISAIHPYNWIVWFLEVFPVLVGGPILIVTYRDFRLTPLLYRLILIHALILILGAHYTYARVPLGFWFQDLLDLSRNHYDRVGHIAQGFIPAILAREILLRRSPLVPGKWLFFLVVCVCLAFSSFYELIEWWAAIIGGQAADTFLATQGDVWDTQWDMFLALLGAIVALLTLSGVHDRALEQLQEA
- the glyS gene encoding glycine--tRNA ligase subunit beta is translated as MAQFVLEIGTEEMPARFLLGLAQEIKDLFSQRLNAEKIKFDGLDSYVTPRRLVVYISDLAPCQDEEEQVITGPPVKIALDENDKPTKAGLGFARSQGVDIQDTFVLETDKGKYLAVRKKVGGADTYDILPEICVQVISALTFPKKMRWAGDFTFGRPIRWILALMDDKIVKFKIADVESNQLTYGHRVLGPGPFTVGSAGDYFQLIENQGRVVLDFEKRKEIIRQKGDELASEVNGHIAWKEDLLNQVANLVEYPEPVLGRFDSKYLELPQEVLLTSMETHQKSFGLRDEQGQLLPYFLTTINIEPEDLDLVRKGWERVLKARLEDARFFWEADCKTPLNVWLDELEKVIFLAPLGSMGDKSRRLQRLAAHLAELTFPDLEKDLARAGRLAKADLVSEMVGEFPDLQGIMGGIYARLKGESEVVSRAVAEQYLPTGHNSPIPRTREGALLAMADKMDTLIGCFGLKMIPTGAADPYALRRQALGVIRIILGHNLSLSLSELIDYTFAGYDNVEWKLSFEDLKQELLNFFGQRLKAYWTGQDYPTKVVDAVLGAGFDHIWTAFARLKALVKFAQQDYFEQAVLTFKRADNIIRKQGEKLGEELTGDFDLSLLEEPAEKNLAEKINELVPVWEKLWADEDFTGLFELLLELRPVVDEFFDHVMVMCEDKKLRLNRLNLLFALTSRLSRLADFSALQV
- a CDS encoding glycine--tRNA ligase subunit alpha, which gives rise to MNFQDVILNLQNFWSEYGCVIQQPYDIEVGAGTFNPATFLRVIGPEPWKVAYVEPSRRPTDGRYGENPNRLQHYYQFQVILKPAPKDVQTIYLNSLKGLGIDAKKHDIRFVEDDWESPTLGAWGLGWEVWLNGMEVTQFTYFQQVGGIDLDPISVEITYGLERISMYLQEKESVFDLKWNDELTYGQVHHQGEVEHSKYNFDFSNAEMLLNFFNACEQECLELCAKELPWPAYDYCLKCSHLFNLLEARGAISITERTGYIARVRNLASRVAKLYAKQREEMGYPLMAKPND
- the recO gene encoding DNA repair protein RecO; this translates as MEFTEKVLILRTGKFRESDLWVRLLSPSKGIITAFAFGGCKSRRRFCGCLDTLNQVLFRIRQHPRKKYYSLEEGTLINAFIRLKNRYSRLGMAVNCLRFLQHIHIYPEESSAIYSLLLDSLHILENGEEVSSFFPLLFKARLIFAQGYKPYLDYCASCKKDLMAINRPYFAFTEGKIYCPGCLKLATQAIETNFEAISFLNKLQQAGPKEWVVWNPPPQVRQNCAKLVDAFGQYHLGLS